Proteins encoded within one genomic window of Thermodesulfobacteriota bacterium:
- the tsf gene encoding translation elongation factor Ts, whose translation MSDITAQMVKEIRDRTGAPFIDCKKALEEVNGDYERAIDILRIKGLAKAAKKMGRETPEGIVASYIHAGGKIGVMAEINCETDFVARNEEFQNFAKEIAMQVAASNPSYISREDVPEAVLLREKELIKAQVIDSGKSGNVAEKIVEGKIVKYFEENCLLDQTYIRDPKIKISDLLKSLVAKVGENIVIRRFIRYQLGEPIDD comes from the coding sequence ATGAGTGATATCACGGCGCAGATGGTAAAGGAAATAAGAGACAGGACAGGCGCCCCTTTTATCGATTGCAAGAAAGCTCTTGAAGAAGTTAATGGCGATTATGAAAGGGCAATAGATATTCTAAGGATAAAAGGTCTTGCGAAGGCTGCAAAAAAAATGGGCAGGGAAACCCCCGAAGGTATTGTTGCTTCCTACATTCATGCTGGAGGAAAAATCGGAGTCATGGCCGAGATTAACTGTGAGACAGACTTTGTTGCAAGAAACGAGGAGTTCCAAAATTTTGCTAAGGAGATTGCTATGCAGGTTGCGGCATCCAACCCTAGCTACATAAGTAGAGAAGACGTTCCCGAGGCGGTATTACTTCGTGAAAAGGAACTGATAAAGGCCCAGGTCATAGATTCTGGGAAATCTGGGAATGTAGCGGAAAAGATAGTTGAGGGTAAGATTGTGAAATACTTCGAGGAAAATTGCCTACTAGATCAAACGTATATAAGGGATCCTAAGATTAAGATTTCTGATCTTTTAAAATCCTTGGTTGCAAAGGTTGGGGAAAACATAGTGATAAGGAGATTTATCAGGTACCAGTTGGGAGAACCGATTGATGATTAG